TCTTATGGTCTTTTAGTTTTGgggctatttttttttgtcgccAGCTTGTGTATGAATATGAATGAATTTCAATttgggaaagaaaaaaaagagccTGATGAGGTTTCGGGGATATAcacattttttttaagaattttaataagaaaaaatattttttcgtaaaTTGGGGTCtaattctatataaatttttacaattaatGTTTCGCGCTATTGGTCATTGTGTTTTATTGGTGACAAGTTCGACACTcctagatttttttatatattttcttactaatttaataaattaatgggCCAAAAATATTTGTTAGCTGGGGGCCTTATCAAAGTCAAGCACCATTCTGTTACCAGTCACACAAATTGAGATATAAGCCTGCAAGTAGAATACAATTCATGGAAGAGTGTGCAACATAAAGTTGGTATTTACTCCCAGATGCACTGTCTAAGTTCCTTTTCCAAGTGTATATACTATATTGAACACAGAGTGTACGTAAATTCATTCAAGTTGATTCactagaaagaaaaaagaagaagagaattaGATCCAAGCAGGGACAAGCTCTGTTTATAGAAGATACCATACATTGTTTATACATGTTCATGTATGTGCATTGAATATTATGTATTGAGGAGGAGGTTCTAGCCTTTTTTACCTACATCCCCTTCAAGAGGTAGGATGAGACTTCTTCTGTTACTTGGTGGGAGACTCGCAATCGTTGAAGTCCAGCACTCGACCCTCCGCCTATCAATATGCAAAACGTACAAAACCCAAAGTCAAGTTTCTAGAACCATAGAATCATAGTCTCAAAATCTTCAACTTAGAGAGTGAATGAATTGGTACCATTAGAGGATCATTATTCTCTTTATCCAAGTCCTTCATCTTCTTTGCATCATCAGTACTTGGGGAAAGTGAAATTTCCATTGCATTGAATGCTGCGAATGCACTTGTATGCTCGTGTCTCTGTGTAAACATTCCTATGCTCTCGTAGCTTCTCTCCCCTGGACTGAAAATGTAGCCCATGTCCTGGAGAAACAAGCACAAAATGCCTTAGAAAGTTATGTCTAAATATACAGGCTAAAAGAATTTGACATTGCATACCTCGATAGTTATGTCTGTGTCAAACCTTGGGCTGGGCAAGAGAGAGTTGACGTAAAACGGAGATTTCCAGGCTGAGGGAGATTCAAGACCTCTCCTGAATGGAGTTCCACAGAATCTGTAAATGAAGGAGAAGCAAACTCATTGTAGCaagaatataaaaacaaaaaaatatatatatagttaaggTTGGGGGGAATAGAGATGTACATGCTGAAATTCTCATTGTTTGTCTCGTTGTTAGCAAGATGACTCTCGGTGTTTCTGGCTCGAGAAGGCGAATTAATGACCAAACAAAGACTCGAAGGAGAATGTTGTTCTTTGTTAGAAGTAGCCATGAGGGTTCTCTGCAAGTGATTTCTTGGGGTTGAGACTTGTGTCTTCTCTGCTTTGGTTACTGATTGACCAGGAGGAGACAGAACTTGCTTGTTGGTATTGCTCTCAGAAAGAACACCGGAGAAACTTTGAGCCTGCACAAGATTTTATCCGTTCACTGTTAAGTAACAATGCATACAAAACAAATGATGATTCATATGACATATAAGTTAAAGTGAGAAAGCCTCCCAACTATGTTATGTACTGTTAGATGACCATGACATGTAACATATCAGATTCACAACTAAGCTAACTACTAAGTTTCAAATATGTTCTGCTTAAAATCTGGAGCATATCAAGACTGTAATAAAACAGCTAACTCAACAGATGTTCAAATGCTTAAAGGAAAGACAAGACTTACATGTTGAACATTTGCCTCCAAGCAAGTTTGCTGTGGTTGTACAAGTGATTTACTGACATCCATGGTTTCTTCTGGCATTCCAGAGATAGATTCTTGATTCTCACTCTCATCAAACATAACATCCAGGCGTGAAAAATCTTTTGCCAGACTAGCTGCTATATCAGTTTCAAGCTTCTTATCACTCCTCTTCTCAGATAGAGGTGTCAGCAGATCACGCGTGCGTTTCCTCAGGATTGACTTTGCACCAACCAACGTCTTTTTCCCAGTGGGAGACTCCCACAGCCTAAGCGGGCTCATGCACGCCATGCTGGACATCAGCAGCTTGCGTATGCCAAGAGGGCTATAATCGTGGACCGGATCGTTGAAAGCAGGTAGGTCCAGGCTTGGAAAACATAGACTTGATGATGATGCTCCCATATCCTCATGATGCTGCTCGCTTGACATGTTTGTTTCATGCTTAGGAAGAGAGTGTGGCTTAGCTTCTGCCAGAGAAGCAAAATCGTTCACTGGAACCAGCTTTTTGGAATCATTTAAATGATAATCTTCGGTGGAGTTGTTAGGCCCTTCATCAACACAAGTAGAGGTTGAAGGATCATTGATGCATATGAAGCTACCATTTTCATTAGTCTCAAAAGAATGACATATCAATCCGGATGACTTCTTGGAATACTTATCGGGTGTTATGATTAAGGGAGCCGGCCGAAGAGTTTCTTTGCCTGAGGCGGGTGTTGCAATGGACATTGAAGAAGAGCTCTTCATAGGAGATTTTGTAGCTTCTGAAACCTGGCTGTCTGAAGCTGATGCACACAAAACCTCGTGTGGCTCTTGGGTTGAAGATCTAGAAACACTGACCCCTTCGCTCTCTTGATCAAGGAAAAGAACTCTGCAACATTCCGTTTCAGATGTGTTGGTGTACGCAGCTACATCTATATTTGACTTGGAGTTCGGAGCCCCTAGAGAGGCTTCCTTCCTCTCCTTGGTGTATGTCATTGGTAACCCTGACATGTTCTGACTCATCTCCAGTGAAATATCCGACAGATCCTGAAAGTCAAATTGGTAATCCTGGCTCGTAGAAGCCGAGACGTTATGATCAGGAAACTGTGAACAGTCCTCCATGTCATAAGAGGCTTCTGAGATGGAGACTGAGATATCTTCCAACTCTGGATAATAATACTGAGAGTTTTCACACGGGTGAAAATGTTGCCCCATGTTCATTATACCATGTTCTATTTCTTGCTCTGCCTGTCCACTCACGCAGCCACTACCATCCATAGTACTCTGCATAAAAGAGTTTCTATCGTAAGGAGCTAGAGGCATGGCTTGGTACTGATCCAGAAGCCCAGAGGACATATAGGAATCGAGTTTCTTCTTGACTGAGCTGTGCCAATGGTTTTTAattccattatcagacctgttGATAACATAAGCAACGATAACTATGTATGTTGCTAAGAACAACCAAAAGGAATAGCAATAAGATGTATTTTTAATTCCAGTTCCAGATGAGAGTAAGTAGTAGTACCTTCCAGGCAAGAACTTTGTCAACTCTGCCCATCTATTACCATAGATTTGATGAGCACGAATGAGAAGCAGCTCTTCTTCTTGAGTCCAAGCTTCCTTGTTTATGGCAGGGTTGAGGTGATTGTGCCACCTGTATCATCAATTaggatatttttttctaaaagtttcaaGTGCTAAGTAAGACACTGTTGTTGGTAAAAGTCTATAAGCATACCTTTCTCTACACTGCTTTCCAATACGGCCAGGCAAAAATCGAGCAATGGTGGACCACTTCTTGGGCCCATATTTTTGGATTAACTGAACTATCATTTCATCTTCCTACATTCCATTTCAAATGAGAGCAGTGAGCAGTCAGTCATAGGGGAGATTTGGACATTACAAAAGCCAAGAGAGTCAAGTATGGAAAGATGCATATAATAAAAGCAGTGGAAGAAAAGCGATGTCACACACCTCCTTGGTCCAAGGACCTTTAACAAGTTCAGGATTAAGGACCTTCTGCCACCTGTGGAGGCACTGGACATCAGTTCGATCCTTGAAAAATTCAGCTGGGAGTTAAGAAAAGACGATCAGACATTGAAATAGAGAAGAAGGCTAGCAAAAGTATGTCAAGAGTAGTGGAAATTTTACCAATCTTCTTCCAGTTTTTCCCTTTAAAACTATGGACAGCTTTTGTCAAAATCTCATCCTGCAAAATAAACATGGTTGGTCAACTAAAAAAATGAGATATGGAGACGGAAGACTGaagaaatgcaaaaaaaatacaaatgtcACCACTTCTAGTGTATCTCTGATTTAGTGTATGATCTAAGCAAATGCACTTAAGCATAACGAAGAGCTCTATGATCAATGATATCATAACCATAGGATTGAACACCatttagaaaaagaaacataaatagTTCACCTCCTCTGCAGTCCATTGACCTCGAGTAGAACGTCTAGCAGGGCCACTCGTCCTCCTGTAAAATCAACACAAGAGTGTCACGCAACTCAATTCTAAGTGACATGAATACAGTTTCTACAGCTTATTCCTAGTCTATTTTGTGACAAattcattaataaaagaaaagaagagagaagcaTAATACCCCTGACGCGATTTGGGGTTCCCTTCAGTAACCCTCTGAGGAGGGGTTGAGCTCGTTGTTGTACACTCACTTTCCATACCTGGGAAACCCTAACGGCTAACAGATACGACGATTAGTCAAACCAACAGCTCAAGTTGATCAGATCTCGTAAGAACAGTCAGTCCGCCACACCCAAAATAAAATGCAAATCTCAGATTGGGTACAACTACAAAACTTCACTGTCTGCTCATCGCACATTGAAAACAAATGTTTGAATTAAAAGGAGAGAAAATCTAAACGGTCGGCAGAGCTATTTCAAAAAGGGAGTTTGGAAGTTCGAATTTTCTTCGACTAACCctaccacacacacacactcaaTTAAACTtccaattaaacattttttttttccttcttcctATCAAATCTGGGTGATCTAAGTTAATCTAAGCcgttcattttaaatattattggccATGTGTCTCCTATCTTTTTCAAAGTACTCAACGGGCATCTCAttatttgtttctcttctttgtttCCCCCCCCCCCTACTTTTTCCTTTATTTCGAATTTTACCCCCGAGATTTAATTTAATACCCATTGATGATTTTCAGTACAGATTTGTTGGGACTACTGATCCGTTGATTTCCACGTTGGGGCCACCGTCTGTAattatttcaaatcatgtgacTAAATACGTGATAAAGTAGCTGATCTGATATAAAAAGATATTGGTTtggatttgtatatatattggatCTAGTCGGTTTAAATAATGGTAATTTGTTGATAATGTTTACAACAGTCAAAGCGACTTAAATATGAAAAGCAGGTGTTT
This genomic stretch from Brassica napus cultivar Da-Ae chromosome C9, Da-Ae, whole genome shotgun sequence harbors:
- the LOC106424510 gene encoding LOW QUALITY PROTEIN: transcription factor MYB3R-4-like (The sequence of the model RefSeq protein was modified relative to this genomic sequence to represent the inferred CDS: inserted 1 base in 1 codon) encodes the protein MESECTTTSSTPPQRVTEGNPKSRQGRTSGPARRSTRGQWTAEEDEILTKAVHSFKGKNWKKIAEFFKDRTDVQCLHRWQKVLNPELVKGPWTKEEDEMIVQLIQKYGPKKWSTIARFLPGRIGKQCRERWHNHLNPAINKEAWTQEEELLLIRAHQIYGNRWAELTKFLPGRSDNGIKNHWHSSVKKKLDSYMSSGLLDQYQAMPLAPYDRNSFMQSTMDGSGCVSGQAEQEIEHGIMNMGQHFHPCENSQYYYPELEDISVSISEASYDMEDCSQFPDHNVSASTSQDYQFDFQDLSDISLEMSQNMSGLPMTYTKERKEASLGAPNSKSNIDVAAYTNTSETECCRVLFLDQESEGVSVSRSSTQEPHEVLCASASDSQVSEATKSPMKSSSSMSIATPASGKETLRPAPLIITPDKYSKKSSGLICHSFETNENGSFICINDPSTSTCVDEGPNNSTEDYHLNDSKKLVPVNDFASLAEAKPHSLPKHETNMSSEQHHEDMGASSSSLCFPSLDLPAFNDPVHDYSPLGIRKLLMSSMACMSPLRLWESPTGKKTLVGAKSILRKRTRDLLTPLSEKRSDKKLETDIAASLAKDFSRLDVMFDESENQESISGMPEETMDVSKSLVQPQQTCLEANVQHAQSFSGVLSESNTNKQVLSPPGQSVTKAEKTQVSTPRNHLQRTLMATSNKEQHSPSSLCLVINSPSRARNTESHLANNETNNENFSIFCGTPFRRGLESPSAWKSPFYVNSLLPSPRFDTDITIEDMGYIFSPGERSYESIGMFTQRHEHTSAFAAFNAMEISLSPSTDDAKKMKDLDKENNDPLMAEGRVLDFNDCESPTKXTEEVSSYLLKGM